TAGGCGATCAGGTTTCTGTTAAGTCAGGTTTCGGTCGTAATTATTTGATTCCACAGGGTAAAGCATTACCTGCCACTGAAACAAACGTGAAAATGTTTGAAGGACGTCGCGCCGAGCTTGAAGCGGCTGCTGCTGAGTCTTTAGGCGCTGCTACTGCACGTGCTGAAACACTTAACGACAAAGAAGTGGTTATCGTTCGTAAAGCCGGTGATGAAGGCCGTATGTTCGGTTCTGTTTCCAATGGTGATATTGCAGAAGCATTAGTTGCTGCTGGCGCTGACGTTGAAAAACGTGAAGTACGTATGCCAGAAGGTGCAATTCGTGAGTTAGGTGAATATGAAATTGATATTCATTTACATAGCGATGTAAATGCCACAGTGAAGATTATTGTTGAAGCTGAATAAGTTTTAATATTTCCAAGCTATATCAAGAAAAAAGCGTTTTCCTGTCATTAGGAAAGCGCTTTTTTTTGTCCATTGATATGAGTTGTAAAGCATTTTTTTCAGTGGATACTCACTGTCAATTTGATATTAATAATTTCTAATGCCATTTGGCTTCGCACCCTTCCAATAATTAATAGCGGTGCGCTTCGTTCCTCAGCAGCACCCTACGATTATTTATATAAAAAACCTATTTACGGATGAGCACTAACTAAACAATACCGCTAATTATTATCCAGAACTCAGCTTAACTTAACTTAACTATACTTTAAACATATTAATAATTTGTTGCAGGTTATGAGCTGTTTTATCCAGTTCCTTACTCGATGCTTCGGTATGATCTAATGTGGCTATACTTAACCGGACACACAACTTAAAATAACTAAAAGATAAAAAGTGTGACCTAAAATGAATGATCAAACAAAAAAACCGAATAAAAGCTATACATCAGAATTTAAAGAATCAGCTGTCAAATTAGCTAATGAGACGGATCAACCCGTTTCTCAGACTGCCAGGGAGCTAGGTGTTAATGTAAATACTCTACATACCTGGATCAGTAAATATTCCAAACCGGTGAAGACGGTAGCCAATAGAAGTGATGAACACATTTATGATGAAGTAAAACGTCTGAAAAAGAATTGGCAAAAGTGATTCAGGAGCGTGATTTATTAAAAGGCCACAGCGTACTTTGCAAGGGAAACTTTGTGAAGTACGCATGGATAACTGATCAGGCTAAAGATTACCCGGTAACGATTCTGTGCCGTTTTATGGATGTTTCCCGTAGTTGCTATTATGATTGGGTTAGCTCTCCTAAAACGGATAGAGAGAAAGAAAATGAAGCGCTTACTGAGCAGCTAAAAAACTGTTTGAAGACAGTCGCAAGACTTATGGAACCCGTCGTCTTAAAAGAAAACTGGCTGAAAAAGGCGTTCATATAAGCCGCCGGAGAATTGGTCGATTAATGAAAAAAGCCGGTTTGTTTTGTAAAACGAAGAGACGCTTTAAAGCGACGACTAATTCCAAGCATAATAAGCGTATATCTCCAAATTTACTGGAAAGAGAGTTTACTGTCTCTCAACCTGATCGCTACTATGTGGGTGATATTACCTATATTGCCACCAAGGAAGGCTGGTTATATTTAGCGGTTGTCATTGACTTATTCTCTAGGCAAATTGTTGGCTGGTCGATGGATGAGCGAATGAAAGCCAAGCTAGTCAATGATGCTTTACTGATGGCCATATGGAAGCGTAAACCAATGGATGGATTGCTTTGGCATACTGACCGAGGTAGCCAATATGCCTCTGATAGTCATAGAAAAATATTGTCGGATCATAACATAATTCAGTCTATGAGCCGCAAAGGAAATTGCTGGGACAATGCTGTATCAGAGAGCTTCTTTCATAGTTTGAAAACTGAATTGACGCACCATTGTCGATTCAAAACCAGAGTAGAAGCAAAGCAGGCAACATTTGAATATATTGAGGTATTTTATAATCGGGAGCGACTTCATTCGGCTAATGATTATTTGTCACCAGTCGATTATGAAATACAGCAGGAAATAGCTTAAATCGATTGATTGAAGAGGGGTAAAAGGCGACATAAATGCCGCCCATTACCGTTGACGGCCATCGGCTCCTCAGCCTGTGCCGTGAAGATATTGTAACAGGATCATTACCGTTGTGAAAATACCTTGGGTGAATGGAACGG
This genomic window from sulfur-oxidizing endosymbiont of Gigantopelta aegis contains:
- the rplI gene encoding 50S ribosomal protein L9; translated protein: MNIILLEKINKLGQLGDQVSVKSGFGRNYLIPQGKALPATETNVKMFEGRRAELEAAAAESLGAATARAETLNDKEVVIVRKAGDEGRMFGSVSNGDIAEALVAAGADVEKREVRMPEGAIRELGEYEIDIHLHSDVNATVKIIVEAE